A window of the Helianthus annuus cultivar XRQ/B chromosome 4, HanXRQr2.0-SUNRISE, whole genome shotgun sequence genome harbors these coding sequences:
- the LOC110934159 gene encoding uncharacterized protein LOC110934159 yields the protein MKVKFVVYTGGKWDLINGNIEYVTGVDSRRRGLEIETDHSYNSFLNYVSKMCDTPNITRLSYRMSTFTDPIDIINDRDVRFFFDQAMQNPFELYKLYVIQESDVGSSGLSCLNNLKAPDLNIPLKESFDILNDECPNLEKNYEKSLTSHNQSGSSSIVFDAGHIFNNKEEMKLELGKKSLLEHFEFKVDRSSKTRYEVSCLGDGCEWRFKAHAIPCGNLWFVKHMNDSHTCSKTQTHPHFRQANPKVLGHFLKEQLKDSGRIYRAKEIVKDFRQRFEVEITNLQAWRGKSYALELLQGTTRDSFAELPIYCYNLKLANPGSVTHILVDEQSRFEMVFVALGAAIRSFMLNLRPVVIIDAAHLKGEFKGTLFLAVGMDGNNQILPLAYGIGKSEDGESWTWFLSKLRDCVGEIADMAIISDRANSIHVGVRNVFPRVYHGLCCRHLMMNLRLPSSKKKEYEALWWKTCKSYRMSDFTESFNALCLAVPRIRQVLTNIGFGRWARAHCPGNRYHYMTSNSAESINSLSRFSRKMPITQLIEFFRESVQKWFYDRRLQGMQESHSLTQWAQKKILKKIEGSRTWTVAGIRQVSGLPCGHVIAVSRFLGEPDCSHYAFSCYSNEVYKKTYEESINPLPHRSEWVIPEGLGSVLPPNITKRQSGRPKENNRILSRGEEPVPVYCSRCRTYGHVRDVCLDPMKSQIRSRKSSAKGKEKETETQSSTDDIFPSYNLAEF from the exons ATGAAGGTCAAGTTTGTTGTTTATACTGGGGGGAAGTGGGATTTGATTAACGGAAACATTGAGTATGTTACCGGTGTCGATTCAAGGAGACGTGGTTTAGAAATTGAAACAGATCATTCATATAATAGTTTTTTAAACTATGTTTCTAAGATGTGTGATACTCCAAACATTACACGGTTGTCATACCGGATGTCTACGTTTACTGATCCCATCGATATTATTAATGATCGAgatgttagatttttttttgatcaGGCGATGCAGAATCCTTTTgaattatataaattatatgtTATTCAAGAGTCTGATGTTGGTTCATCTGGTTTGTCTTGTTTAAACAATTTAAAAGCTCCAGATCTAAATATTCCATTAAAAGAaagttttgatattttaaacgaTGAGTGTCcaaatttagaaaaaaattatgaaaaatcTTTAACGTCTCACAACCAATCAGGTTCTTCATCTATAGTGTTCGATGCCGGTCATATATTCAATAACAAAGAAGAGATGAAGCTCGAGTTGGGAAAGAAATCTTTGTTAGAGCATTTCGAGTTTAAAGTTGATAGATCATCTAAGACGCGGTATGAAGTTTCATGCCTAGGTGATGGTTGTGAATGGCGATTTAAGGCTCATGCTATTCCTTGTGGCAATTTATGGTTTGTTAAACATATGAACGATAGTCACACCTGTTCGAAGACGCAAACACACCCACATTTTCGTCAGGCTAACCCAAAGGTTTTGGGTCACTTTTTGAAGGAACAACTAAAAGACAGTGGTAGGATATATCGAGCGAAAGAGATTGTCAAAGATTTTAGACAAAGGTTCGAGGTTGAGATAACAAACCTTCAAGCTTGGCGTGGTAAAAGCTATGCACTTGAACTACTACAAGGAACTACACGAGACTCTTTTGCGGAACTACCAATATATTGTTACAATTTAAAACTTGCAAATCCTGGAAGCGTTACACACATCTTGGTTGATGAGCAGAGTCGTTTTGAAATGGTTTTTGTTGCTTTAGGGGCGGCG ATTCGTAGCTTTATGTTAAATCTAAGACCTGTTGTTATCATTGACGCGGCACACCTAAAGGGTGAATTTAAAGGGACGTTGTTTTTAGCAGTGGGCATGGATGGAAATAATCAGATTTTACCGCTTGCTTATGGCATTGGAAAATCAGAGGATGGTGAATCTTGGACATGGTTTCTCTCAAAGCTTAGAGATTGTGTTGGTGAAATAGCAGATATGGCGATCATTTCGGATAGGGCGAATTCGATACATGTGGGTGTTAGGAATGTGTTTCCACGTGTGTACCACGGCCTGTGTTGTCGTCATTTAATGATGAATTTACGTTTGCCGTCGTCTAAAAAAAAAGAGTACGAGGCACTATGGTGGAAGACGTGTAAATCTTATCGGATGTCTGACTTTACCGAGTCATTTAATGCCTTGTGTCTTGCTGTTCCTCGAATACGCCAGGTTTTAACAAATATTGGGTTTGGTAGATGGGCAAGAGCTCATTGTCCCGGCAATCGATACCACTATATGACATCTAATAGTGCGGAGTCTATAAACTCTTTGTCTAGATTCTCGCGTAAGATGCCGATAACGCAACTTATCGAATTTTTCCGCGAGTCTGTACAAAAATGGTTTTATGACCGTCGATTGCAGGGCATGCAGGAGAGCCATTCACTTACTCAGTGGGCACAGaagaaaattttaaagaaaattgaagGGTCTAGAACCTGGACTGTTGCAGGCATCCGG CAAGTTTCGGGTTTACCTTGTGGGCATGTGATTGCTGTTTCAAGATTTTTGGGTGAACCTGACTGTAGTCATTATGCTTTCTCGTGTTACTCAAACGAAGTATACAAAAAAACGTATGAAGAATCGATTAATCCTCTGCCTCATAGGTCTGAATGGGTAATACCAGAAGGCCTTGGCAGTGTTTTACCGCCGAATATTACAAAACGTCAATCAGGTCGTCCAAAAGAAAACAACAGAATCTTGTCTCGTGGGGAAGAACCTGTTCCGGTATATTGTTCGCGTTGCCGAACATACGGACATGTTCGTGACGTTTGTTTAGATCCAATGAAATCACAGATTCGTTCACGAAAATCATCAGCAAAAGGAAAAGAGAAAGAGACAGAAACCCAGAGTTCAACGGATGACATTTTTCCATCTTATAATTTAGCAGAATtttag